The Ancylobacter sp. WKF20 genome contains a region encoding:
- a CDS encoding FAD binding domain-containing protein, translated as MRENGHDMVPNRAALFPSLYVASSLDDALAALAERGVEGSPFAGGTWIMRAPLRHERPGQAYVSLGRLAELSRIETENDHVRLGASITHAHLAESLRDLPDLRVLAEAAGRSANPAVRRAATLGGNLCTASFPAADLVPALLCLDAEVDIASPGGVERLPLERFLALRPSLESGRLLTSVRVPRSLARSAHVRLPLRKAGDYPTAIVSLSVERNEVGHVTQVRVAVGAVEAVARRWPRLEAALIGSPLDAALAHRAAAELADEFHGRDGIDAPGWYRVSVLPTLVRRAVAALY; from the coding sequence ATGCGCGAGAACGGTCACGACATGGTGCCGAACAGGGCGGCGCTCTTTCCCTCGCTCTATGTGGCTTCCTCGCTGGACGACGCTCTCGCCGCCCTTGCCGAGCGTGGTGTGGAGGGCTCGCCTTTCGCGGGCGGCACATGGATCATGCGGGCGCCGCTGCGCCATGAGCGGCCAGGGCAGGCCTATGTCAGCCTCGGCCGCCTCGCGGAACTGAGCCGGATCGAGACGGAGAACGACCATGTCCGCCTCGGCGCAAGCATCACCCATGCCCACCTCGCGGAGAGCCTGCGTGACCTGCCGGATCTGCGGGTGCTCGCGGAGGCGGCCGGCCGTTCCGCCAACCCGGCGGTACGCCGAGCGGCGACGCTGGGCGGCAATCTGTGCACGGCCAGCTTCCCGGCCGCCGACCTCGTCCCCGCGCTGCTGTGCCTTGACGCCGAGGTCGATATTGCCTCGCCAGGCGGTGTGGAGCGCCTGCCGCTTGAGCGGTTCCTCGCCCTTCGCCCGTCGCTTGAATCCGGCCGCTTGCTGACGAGTGTGCGCGTCCCACGCTCGCTCGCACGCAGTGCGCATGTGCGCCTGCCGCTGCGCAAGGCGGGCGACTACCCCACCGCCATTGTGAGCCTGTCGGTGGAGCGCAACGAGGTTGGACACGTCACGCAGGTGCGTGTCGCCGTCGGCGCTGTCGAGGCCGTCGCCCGGCGCTGGCCACGCCTCGAGGCCGCGCTGATCGGCAGCCCGCTCGACGCCGCCTTGGCCCACCGCGCGGCGGCGGAACTCGCCGATGAATTCCATGGGCGCGACGGCATCGATGCGCCCGGCTGGTACCGCGTCAGCGTACTGCCCACTCTCGTCCGACGGGCCGTCGCGGCGCTTTATTGA
- a CDS encoding ABC transporter permease, which produces MSAQASSHSPGGAAPFGIAAVFGRRVLGRVGFLPALLVLVVAGMSAIDAQFYGPINILNILRNAALLTIIACGQAMVIIVGGFDLSVGAVVALASVVTAKAMAMAALAFPGNDALIIACGVIAGLGSGAVVGLINGLCVARLKVSGFVVTLGTMSATAGVALMITSGIPVYGMPPSFVKEFGRAQFLGLPTTIYIALTVLLIMVLVQRRTLFGRYVYAIGGNADAAVVSGVRIKRHIVGAYVLSGVLAALTGLLLTAQVGSGQASFGGDRMMLQSIAAAVIGGVSLRGGMGRVEIVAASALFLTILGNALNLLHIDSRLQPVFLGVIMVAAVALDEIGQRRKARV; this is translated from the coding sequence ATGAGCGCGCAGGCCTCCTCCCACTCGCCCGGCGGAGCCGCACCGTTCGGCATCGCCGCCGTCTTTGGCCGCCGCGTTCTCGGCCGTGTCGGCTTCCTGCCGGCACTGCTCGTGCTGGTCGTCGCCGGCATGTCGGCCATCGACGCGCAGTTTTATGGGCCGATCAACATTCTCAACATTCTCCGCAATGCTGCGCTGCTCACCATCATCGCCTGCGGACAGGCCATGGTGATCATCGTCGGCGGCTTTGACCTGTCGGTTGGCGCGGTGGTGGCGCTGGCAAGCGTCGTTACCGCCAAGGCCATGGCCATGGCGGCCCTCGCCTTCCCCGGCAACGACGCACTGATCATCGCCTGCGGCGTCATCGCCGGGCTCGGCAGCGGCGCGGTGGTGGGCCTGATCAATGGCCTGTGCGTCGCGCGGCTGAAAGTGTCCGGCTTCGTCGTCACGCTCGGCACCATGTCAGCCACCGCCGGTGTCGCCTTGATGATCACCTCCGGCATCCCGGTTTACGGCATGCCGCCGAGCTTCGTGAAGGAGTTCGGTCGGGCCCAGTTCCTTGGCCTGCCGACAACGATCTACATCGCACTGACGGTGCTGCTGATCATGGTGCTGGTGCAGCGCCGCACGCTGTTCGGCCGCTATGTCTATGCGATTGGTGGCAATGCCGATGCGGCGGTGGTGTCCGGCGTCCGCATCAAGCGTCATATCGTCGGGGCCTATGTCCTGTCGGGCGTACTCGCGGCGCTTACCGGCCTCCTGCTCACCGCGCAGGTCGGCTCGGGTCAAGCGAGCTTCGGCGGCGATCGCATGATGCTGCAATCCATCGCGGCCGCCGTCATCGGCGGCGTCAGCCTGCGGGGCGGCATGGGACGGGTCGAGATCGTCGCGGCCAGCGCGCTGTTCCTCACCATCCTCGGCAATGCGCTGAACCTGCTCCACATCGATTCACGTCTGCAACCGGTGTTCCTCGGCGTCATCATGGTTGCGGCGGTGGCGCTGGACGAGATCGGCCAGCGGAGGAAAGCCCGTGTCTGA
- a CDS encoding xanthine dehydrogenase family protein molybdopterin-binding subunit: protein MEFRRRDARDKLTGRTRYTIDRAAPGMLHAAVLRAPIASGRLVRLDTSKAASLPGVRALATAADAPGRVGIGIADHSLFAEDLVRYVGEPLAAVAADTPEQALVALAAIEVEIEPLPAVLTMEEALQSDAPLVHPHWQDYEVLFEGGARAGNVAWEATVVRGDVDAAFARADVTIIESAFRVGRQNHMAFEPRAAVARYEDGRFHIETSTQVPWTVRNATARFLGVPASQVRVTVPPVGGAFGLKFDIAIEPFAALLAKMSGRSVRLANTREEEMLTCLFRENAEIRIRSAVTRQGEIAGREAVVLMDCGAHGGEQIFLTTMTAHTLGGNYRLGAVRLASRAVYTNTPPNGAFRACNGVYNTFALERHTDEIAAALGMDPLEFRRRNVLGDGDLGATGQVFEGEVLRPMLARMGALRARREPTRAEDGRLYGRATTVGTWFVFTGPSAATVNMNADGSATLVTSGVEIGSGSMMQSLPQIVAGALGIRPQDVVVRQADTDASGYDVGVGGGRQTVSLGAASLAAAEEVRDKLLAVAAQMLDATPDDLVMRKGRIEIAGPNGAGFSIAEVTARAQALSGPVGGTGSSTRKGVPALPGCVAGHFIDALDIPVFAVHDCEVAVDPDTGHVEVLSYRVVQDVGRALNRSAIGGQIQGGVVQGLGYALHEEVSIDACGRVRQAGFETYRVPLAGDVVPVEIDLFEGAPSLGPLGVKGAGEVPILNVGATVACAVANATGLRVQELPLTPPRVLALLLGRQPELAFPHILPEWADNLVLPHSAGT from the coding sequence ATGGAGTTTCGTCGCCGCGATGCCCGCGACAAGCTGACCGGGCGCACGCGCTACACCATTGATCGCGCGGCTCCGGGCATGCTGCACGCGGCCGTGCTGCGCGCACCGATCGCGTCGGGGCGGCTTGTGAGGCTCGACACCTCGAAGGCCGCCTCGCTGCCGGGCGTGCGCGCTCTGGCCACCGCCGCCGATGCGCCGGGGCGCGTGGGTATCGGCATAGCCGATCATTCGCTCTTCGCCGAGGATTTGGTGCGGTATGTCGGCGAACCGCTTGCCGCCGTGGCCGCGGACACGCCGGAGCAGGCGCTGGTGGCGCTGGCGGCGATCGAGGTCGAGATCGAGCCGCTGCCCGCTGTCCTCACCATGGAGGAAGCGCTGCAATCGGATGCACCGCTCGTTCACCCGCATTGGCAGGACTATGAAGTTCTGTTCGAAGGCGGCGCCCGCGCGGGGAATGTCGCCTGGGAGGCGACGGTCGTGCGCGGGGATGTCGACGCCGCTTTCGCTCGCGCGGATGTGACGATCATCGAGAGCGCATTCCGCGTCGGCCGGCAGAACCACATGGCCTTCGAGCCGCGAGCCGCGGTCGCGCGCTATGAAGACGGCCGCTTCCATATCGAGACCTCCACACAGGTGCCGTGGACGGTGCGCAATGCGACCGCGCGATTTCTCGGTGTGCCCGCTTCGCAGGTGCGGGTAACCGTACCGCCCGTGGGCGGAGCCTTCGGCCTCAAATTTGACATTGCCATCGAACCCTTCGCCGCGCTGCTGGCCAAGATGAGCGGCCGGTCGGTACGGCTGGCGAACACGCGCGAAGAGGAAATGCTCACCTGCCTGTTCCGCGAGAATGCCGAAATCCGCATCCGCTCGGCGGTGACGCGGCAGGGCGAGATTGCCGGTCGCGAGGCGGTGGTGCTGATGGATTGCGGCGCGCATGGCGGCGAGCAGATCTTCCTGACCACCATGACCGCCCACACGCTGGGCGGCAATTACCGGCTCGGCGCGGTCCGCCTCGCCTCCCGTGCCGTCTACACCAACACTCCTCCCAACGGCGCCTTCCGGGCCTGTAATGGGGTCTACAACACCTTCGCGCTGGAACGGCACACCGACGAGATCGCCGCGGCCCTCGGCATGGACCCGCTCGAGTTCCGCCGGCGCAACGTGCTCGGCGACGGCGATCTCGGCGCTACGGGCCAGGTCTTCGAAGGCGAGGTGCTGCGCCCGATGCTGGCGCGCATGGGTGCCCTGCGCGCGCGCCGCGAGCCGACCCGCGCTGAGGATGGGCGCCTCTACGGGCGGGCGACGACCGTCGGCACTTGGTTCGTGTTCACGGGCCCGTCGGCCGCAACGGTGAACATGAATGCCGACGGCAGCGCCACGCTCGTCACTTCCGGCGTCGAGATCGGCTCCGGCTCGATGATGCAAAGTCTGCCGCAGATCGTCGCCGGAGCGCTCGGCATCCGCCCGCAGGATGTAGTGGTCCGACAGGCCGACACCGATGCCTCGGGCTACGATGTCGGCGTCGGCGGCGGACGGCAGACCGTCTCGCTCGGCGCCGCCAGCCTCGCGGCAGCGGAAGAGGTCCGGGATAAGCTCTTGGCCGTCGCGGCACAGATGCTGGATGCCACCCCGGACGACCTTGTGATGCGCAAGGGAAGGATCGAGATCGCCGGTCCCAATGGCGCCGGCTTCAGCATTGCCGAGGTGACCGCACGGGCGCAGGCCCTGTCGGGCCCGGTCGGCGGCACCGGCAGTTCCACCCGCAAGGGCGTGCCCGCCCTGCCGGGCTGCGTCGCCGGCCACTTCATCGACGCGCTCGATATTCCGGTCTTCGCCGTCCATGACTGCGAGGTCGCGGTTGATCCCGATACCGGCCATGTCGAGGTGTTGAGCTATCGCGTGGTGCAGGATGTTGGACGGGCTCTCAACCGCAGCGCCATTGGCGGCCAGATTCAGGGCGGCGTCGTGCAGGGCCTCGGCTATGCGCTGCACGAGGAGGTGTCGATCGACGCCTGCGGCCGTGTCCGCCAGGCGGGGTTCGAGACCTACCGCGTGCCGCTCGCTGGCGACGTGGTGCCGGTCGAGATCGATCTGTTCGAAGGCGCGCCGTCCCTCGGACCGCTGGGCGTCAAGGGCGCGGGCGAGGTTCCGATTCTCAATGTGGGGGCGACAGTGGCCTGCGCGGTGGCAAACGCCACGGGTCTGCGGGTGCAGGAGCTACCCTTGACGCCGCCGCGCGTCCTCGCCCTTCTGCTCGGCCGCCAACCAGAACTCGCCTTCCCCCATATCCTCCCAGAGTGGGCGGACAATCTTGTGCTGCCGCACAGCGCAGGGACATGA
- a CDS encoding multidrug efflux RND transporter permease subunit, with the protein MNLSAPFIERPIATTLLMAALALLGVVAYPLLPVAPLPQVDFPTIQVSASLPGASPDTMAAAVAAPLERRFGQIAGLDQMTSTSTLGSTSITLQFALDRDIDGAAQDVQAAITAAQRQLPDDLTTPPSYRKVNPADSPILILAARSDTMPITQVDDFADNVLAQRLSQVKGVAQVVIGGEQKPAIRVQIDPARLAASGLTFEDVRTTLADSTAEAAKGSINGAVRSFTIAANDQIVTPADYDDVILAYRNGAPLRVRDVGHAVEGAENTHVAAWSTGRPAVVLLVFKQPGANVIETVDAIKATLPRLDGIIPAGISIDTIVDRTTTIRASVADVEFTLLLTIALVVMVILLFLRNLRATLIPAVAVPLSLAGSAAVMYALGFSLDNLSLMALTIAVGFVVDDAIVVVENIVRHMEEGEPAYAAAMKGAREIGFTVLSISISLVAVFIPLLLMGGIVGRLFREFALTVTASIAVSALVSLTLTPMLCARFLKPPSHTHGRLYRMIEAGFEALLAFYVRTLAVAMRYRFLTLMVFFGTLALTGWLFVAVPKGFFPTQDIGILSGLSEAAQDVSPDEMKRLQVQIGAVLAKDPAVAAFGSMLGSGGANTTNTGRFFVALKPREERDVSASEVINRLRPKLAQVTGAAVFLQPAQDISVGGRVSRALYQYTLTDVDLHELEDWAPKLLARIRQLPEFTDVSSDQQGNAPQLKVTIDRDRASRFGIQPSLIDATLNDAFGQRQAAQYFTQLDSYAVILEATPELQRHIGTLDQIYVKSPSTGQAIPLSTLVTIDPQAVGPLSVSHQAQFPAVTISFNLKPGVSLGGAVAAINRASAELGAPSTLSGSFQGSAQVFQSALASEPALIAAALFAVYVILGVLYESFIHPLTILSTLPSAGVGALLALWAGGFDLSVIGIIGIILLIGIVKKNGIMLVDFAIAGERERGMSAEEAITEACRLRFRPILMTTMAALLAGVPLMLGTGTGTELRQPLGYAMVGGLALSQVLTLYTTPVVYLYLAALQRRLGGSTTTPPVTPALANNS; encoded by the coding sequence GTGAACCTCTCGGCTCCCTTCATCGAACGTCCGATCGCCACAACGCTGCTGATGGCGGCGCTCGCGCTGCTTGGCGTCGTCGCCTATCCGCTGCTGCCGGTCGCGCCTCTGCCGCAGGTGGATTTCCCGACCATTCAGGTCTCGGCCTCCCTGCCCGGCGCCAGCCCCGACACCATGGCCGCCGCGGTCGCCGCGCCTCTGGAACGGCGCTTCGGCCAGATCGCCGGGCTCGACCAGATGACCTCGACCTCCACCCTGGGGTCGACCTCGATCACGCTTCAGTTCGCGCTCGACCGGGATATCGACGGCGCGGCGCAGGACGTGCAGGCGGCGATCACCGCCGCGCAGCGCCAGTTGCCTGACGACCTGACCACGCCACCAAGCTATCGCAAGGTCAACCCGGCCGACAGCCCGATCCTGATCCTCGCCGCGCGCTCGGACACCATGCCGATCACCCAGGTCGATGATTTCGCCGACAATGTGCTGGCCCAGCGCCTCTCCCAGGTGAAGGGCGTCGCGCAGGTGGTGATCGGCGGCGAGCAGAAGCCGGCGATCCGGGTGCAGATCGACCCGGCCCGGCTGGCGGCCAGCGGGCTCACCTTCGAGGATGTCCGAACCACGCTTGCCGATTCCACGGCAGAGGCCGCGAAGGGGTCGATCAACGGCGCCGTGCGCAGCTTCACCATTGCCGCCAACGACCAGATCGTCACCCCGGCCGACTATGACGACGTGATCCTCGCCTATCGCAACGGCGCCCCGCTGCGCGTGCGCGATGTCGGCCATGCGGTGGAGGGAGCGGAGAACACCCATGTCGCGGCGTGGAGTACCGGGCGGCCCGCCGTGGTGTTGTTAGTGTTCAAGCAGCCAGGCGCGAATGTCATCGAGACGGTGGACGCCATCAAGGCCACCCTGCCACGGCTCGATGGCATCATTCCCGCTGGCATCAGCATCGATACCATCGTCGACCGTACCACCACCATCCGTGCCTCGGTCGCGGATGTGGAGTTCACCCTGCTGCTCACCATCGCGCTGGTGGTGATGGTGATCCTGCTCTTCCTGCGCAATCTGCGCGCGACGCTGATCCCGGCCGTGGCCGTGCCGCTCTCGCTCGCCGGCTCGGCGGCGGTGATGTACGCGCTGGGCTTCAGCCTCGACAATCTGTCGCTGATGGCGCTGACCATCGCGGTCGGCTTCGTCGTCGACGATGCCATCGTTGTGGTCGAGAACATCGTGCGCCACATGGAAGAGGGCGAGCCCGCCTATGCGGCGGCGATGAAGGGCGCGCGCGAGATCGGCTTCACCGTTCTCTCAATCAGCATTTCGCTGGTGGCGGTGTTCATCCCGCTCTTGCTGATGGGCGGGATCGTCGGACGGCTGTTCCGCGAATTCGCGCTCACCGTCACCGCCTCCATCGCCGTGTCGGCACTGGTATCGCTGACACTGACTCCGATGCTCTGCGCGCGCTTCCTCAAGCCGCCATCCCACACCCATGGCCGGCTTTACCGGATGATCGAGGCCGGCTTCGAGGCGCTCCTCGCCTTCTACGTGCGCACGCTGGCGGTCGCGATGCGTTACCGCTTCCTCACGCTCATGGTGTTCTTCGGCACCCTCGCCCTCACCGGCTGGCTGTTCGTGGCGGTGCCCAAGGGTTTCTTCCCGACGCAGGATATCGGCATCCTCAGCGGCCTGTCCGAGGCGGCGCAGGACGTCTCGCCCGACGAGATGAAACGCCTGCAGGTGCAGATCGGCGCGGTGCTCGCCAAGGACCCCGCTGTCGCGGCCTTCGGCTCGATGCTCGGTTCCGGCGGGGCGAACACCACCAATACCGGCCGCTTCTTCGTCGCGCTGAAGCCGCGTGAGGAGCGGGACGTCAGCGCCTCGGAGGTCATCAACCGCCTGCGCCCCAAGCTGGCGCAGGTGACCGGCGCCGCGGTCTTCCTGCAGCCGGCGCAGGACATATCGGTGGGCGGCCGGGTGTCGCGGGCGCTCTATCAGTACACGTTGACCGATGTGGACCTGCACGAACTTGAAGACTGGGCGCCCAAGCTTCTGGCACGGATCCGCCAGCTCCCTGAGTTCACCGATGTCTCCAGCGACCAGCAAGGCAACGCGCCCCAGCTCAAGGTGACCATCGACCGCGACCGGGCCTCCCGCTTCGGCATCCAGCCCTCGCTGATCGACGCGACGCTGAACGATGCCTTCGGCCAGCGGCAGGCGGCGCAGTATTTCACCCAGCTCGATTCCTATGCGGTGATCCTGGAGGCGACCCCGGAATTGCAGCGGCACATCGGCACGCTCGACCAGATTTATGTGAAGTCGCCGAGCACCGGGCAGGCCATTCCGCTCTCGACGCTGGTGACCATCGACCCGCAGGCGGTCGGGCCGCTCTCCGTGTCGCACCAGGCCCAATTCCCGGCGGTGACGATCTCCTTCAACCTAAAGCCCGGCGTGTCGCTCGGCGGGGCGGTGGCGGCGATCAACCGGGCCTCGGCCGAGCTCGGCGCGCCCTCCACCCTCAGCGGCAGCTTCCAGGGCAGCGCGCAGGTCTTCCAGAGCGCGCTGGCCAGCGAGCCGGCCCTGATCGCCGCGGCGCTGTTCGCGGTCTATGTCATTCTCGGCGTGCTCTATGAGAGCTTCATCCACCCGCTGACCATTCTGTCGACGCTGCCATCGGCGGGCGTAGGCGCGCTGCTGGCGCTGTGGGCGGGCGGCTTCGACCTGTCGGTGATCGGGATCATCGGCATCATCCTGCTCATCGGCATCGTGAAGAAGAACGGCATCATGCTGGTGGACTTCGCCATTGCCGGGGAGCGCGAGCGCGGCATGAGCGCGGAAGAAGCCATCACCGAGGCCTGCCGTCTGCGCTTCCGGCCCATTCTGATGACGACGATGGCGGCGCTGCTGGCCGGCGTGCCGCTGATGCTGGGCACGGGCACCGGCACGGAGCTGCGCCAGCCGCTCGGCTATGCCATGGTCGGCGGTCTGGCGCTCAGCCAGGTGCTCACCCTGTACACGACGCCGGTCGTCTATCTCTACCTAGCCGCCCTGCAACGCCGGCTGGGCGGGTCGACCACCACACCGCCGGTCACGCCTGCCCTCGCCAACAATTCGTGA
- a CDS encoding efflux RND transporter periplasmic adaptor subunit, translated as MSETAERTSAWRGRAIFMAGLLLAVGGGLYVWSGRASTPRAAEEPAPRAAVPVNVATVERRSLAVVLNGIGMVQASRTVNIHARIDGTLQSVNFREGQNVKAGDVLAQLDPKLAQANLDQVRAGKVKDEAQLRGAEADLARYAALVQKDYASRQTFDQQQATVDELKAAVAADAAAVETAQTNLDYTTVTAPVDGRMGIRQVDAGNLVHTSDSTPIAVLATLTPIDVVFSLPEKDIAAVQEAQARGPVLAVATRDDGTVLGTGTLTVIDNQIDATTATLKLKASFPNDDERLWPGAFVHVALTVGTMKDAVTVPVAAIQRGPDGVFAWVVTAENTAVARPIVTGHVADGFAVVKEGLTDGDRVVVNGQYRLRANTKVAVAGGDRESLAQDTPAAGK; from the coding sequence ATGAGCGAGACGGCGGAGCGGACCTCGGCGTGGCGGGGGCGCGCCATCTTCATGGCGGGCCTCCTGCTGGCGGTGGGCGGCGGTCTCTATGTCTGGTCAGGCCGGGCGAGCACGCCCCGCGCGGCCGAGGAGCCCGCCCCGCGCGCGGCGGTGCCGGTGAACGTGGCGACCGTGGAGCGCCGCTCGCTCGCGGTTGTTCTCAACGGCATCGGCATGGTGCAGGCCTCACGGACCGTGAACATTCATGCCCGCATCGACGGCACGCTCCAGTCGGTGAATTTCCGCGAGGGTCAGAATGTGAAGGCCGGCGACGTGCTGGCGCAACTCGACCCGAAGCTGGCGCAGGCCAATCTCGATCAGGTCCGCGCCGGCAAGGTCAAGGACGAGGCGCAACTGCGCGGGGCGGAGGCGGATCTCGCCCGCTATGCCGCGCTGGTGCAGAAGGACTATGCCAGCCGTCAGACCTTCGACCAGCAGCAGGCCACCGTCGACGAGCTCAAGGCCGCCGTCGCCGCCGATGCCGCAGCGGTGGAGACCGCGCAGACCAATCTCGACTACACGACGGTCACCGCGCCGGTGGATGGCCGGATGGGCATTCGCCAGGTGGATGCCGGCAATCTCGTTCATACCAGCGATTCGACGCCCATCGCCGTGCTCGCCACGCTCACGCCGATCGACGTGGTGTTCTCGCTCCCGGAAAAGGACATCGCCGCCGTGCAGGAGGCGCAAGCGCGCGGGCCGGTGCTGGCGGTCGCGACGCGTGATGATGGCACGGTGCTCGGCACGGGCACGCTGACCGTCATCGACAACCAGATCGACGCGACCACGGCGACGCTGAAGCTGAAGGCGAGCTTCCCCAATGACGATGAGCGGCTGTGGCCCGGCGCCTTCGTCCATGTCGCGCTGACCGTCGGCACGATGAAGGACGCAGTGACCGTGCCGGTCGCCGCGATCCAGCGCGGGCCGGACGGCGTCTTCGCCTGGGTGGTGACGGCGGAGAACACCGCCGTGGCCCGGCCGATCGTCACGGGCCATGTCGCGGACGGATTCGCGGTTGTGAAGGAGGGGCTGACAGACGGCGACCGGGTGGTGGTCAACGGGCAATACCGGCTGCGTGCCAACACGAAGGTCGCGGTCGCCGGGGGCGACCGGGAAAGCCTGGCCCAGGATACCCCGGCGGCGGGCAAATGA
- a CDS encoding 2Fe-2S iron-sulfur cluster-binding protein, which translates to MPIDMTVNGEARRTVCDPLTPLIDLLRDEFHLTGAKPVCREGFCGACTVLVNGAPTTSCLTPAALVEGCEVVTIEGMSAGDRLNPVQAQLDLHDAVQCGMCFPGMVVTLSHFLDHSPRPSRDDVRAALTGNICRCTGYERIVEAALAVAAGRMEVPR; encoded by the coding sequence ATGCCGATCGACATGACAGTCAATGGCGAGGCGAGGCGTACCGTCTGCGATCCGCTGACTCCGCTCATCGACCTGCTGCGGGATGAGTTCCACCTCACCGGCGCGAAGCCAGTGTGCCGCGAAGGTTTCTGCGGCGCCTGCACGGTGCTGGTGAATGGCGCGCCGACAACGTCCTGTCTGACCCCGGCCGCTCTGGTCGAGGGGTGCGAGGTCGTCACCATCGAAGGCATGTCGGCTGGCGACCGACTCAACCCGGTCCAGGCGCAGCTGGACCTGCACGACGCCGTGCAGTGCGGCATGTGTTTTCCCGGCATGGTCGTAACCCTGTCCCATTTTCTCGATCACAGCCCCCGGCCAAGTCGGGACGACGTTCGCGCCGCGCTCACCGGAAACATCTGCCGCTGTACCGGCTATGAGCGCATCGTCGAGGCAGCGCTGGCCGTTGCCGCAGGTCGCATGGAGGTACCCCGGTGA
- a CDS encoding ABC transporter permease, translating to MSDLDLSTAPATTSGARRLAIQALLWQAALPFALVLLLLGFAAVEPTVLTPGNLVNIVQQASYLALFAMAQTVVILTRGFDLALGPTVSMVSVGAALAMAGSVAGGHEPAAVLLIGLAAGFALGAACGLFNGLVVACLRVSPFVATLGSYNIAIGIATTLSAGRPVQGVPDLFSHLLYGASLFGVPAAVLITLIVGATLHFVLTRTVYGRELYIIGTNPRAATVAGLPVKRLLVATYVLCSTLAALGALMMTARTGSGEPNLGGSLSLQAIAAAVVGGTSLAGGRGGVGTAVVGALFVTILSNGMNLTRIDGYVQMVVLGAIVIIGVVLDRLRLERR from the coding sequence GTGTCTGATCTCGATTTGTCCACCGCACCGGCGACCACCTCCGGAGCCCGGCGCCTCGCCATCCAAGCCCTGTTGTGGCAGGCGGCGCTGCCTTTCGCCCTCGTACTACTGCTGCTCGGCTTCGCAGCCGTGGAACCTACGGTGCTGACCCCGGGCAATCTGGTGAACATTGTCCAGCAGGCGAGCTATCTCGCTTTGTTCGCCATGGCGCAGACGGTGGTGATCCTCACCCGCGGCTTCGACCTCGCGCTCGGGCCGACCGTCTCCATGGTCAGCGTGGGCGCCGCGCTGGCCATGGCTGGCTCGGTGGCCGGCGGCCATGAGCCGGCGGCGGTGCTGCTCATCGGCCTCGCCGCAGGCTTCGCGCTCGGCGCCGCCTGCGGCCTGTTCAATGGCCTGGTCGTTGCCTGTCTCCGTGTCAGCCCCTTTGTGGCGACGCTTGGCAGCTACAACATCGCCATCGGCATCGCCACCACGCTATCGGCCGGGCGACCGGTGCAGGGCGTGCCCGACCTGTTCTCGCATCTGCTTTATGGCGCCAGCCTATTCGGCGTGCCAGCTGCTGTACTCATCACACTCATTGTCGGCGCCACCCTCCATTTCGTGCTGACCCGCACCGTCTATGGCCGCGAGCTCTACATCATCGGCACCAATCCACGCGCGGCAACGGTCGCTGGCCTGCCGGTCAAGCGACTGCTGGTCGCTACCTATGTGCTGTGCTCGACCCTGGCGGCGCTGGGCGCGCTGATGATGACCGCACGCACCGGTTCGGGCGAACCCAATCTTGGCGGCTCGCTATCGCTGCAGGCCATCGCCGCCGCCGTGGTGGGAGGAACCAGCCTTGCAGGCGGGCGTGGCGGCGTCGGCACGGCGGTGGTCGGCGCGCTGTTCGTCACCATCCTGTCCAACGGCATGAATCTCACGCGGATCGACGGCTATGTGCAGATGGTGGTGCTTGGCGCCATCGTCATCATCGGCGTCGTTCTCGACCGGTTGCGGCTGGAGCGACGCTGA